The Daucus carota subsp. sativus chromosome 9, DH1 v3.0, whole genome shotgun sequence genome window below encodes:
- the LOC108201687 gene encoding uncharacterized protein LOC108201687, with protein MPSKSIEPRSVTSQPTKSVKILEDERNTVISELRGRDGAMKTHHSALGGTSEEIVKEHAVAVERDEPIEESAADDFEYAARYEDVGHAMITASQPSSLQTMKSLPQQVNMKKMVLENEGDASTQLPCNLQRCEDGTEQEEQVLEMQKSTPIINSHKVDKLQEAPPTISKESLSQHFGKSLDEAREIFGVSRSEFKRRCRDVGIKRWQYGKRKMGSNSSSKHKQRLNNGYSTNMPHVQDQPVISHTTRVLNTMDVKVMYNDLIIRFELPELSGISELEDNVIKRLHLDKQSFSIKYEDDGGHWVLITCDEDVQYCMKMSRLWKKTTINMLVSQTANH; from the exons ATGCCCAGCAAGTCAATTGAACCTCGGTCCGTCACTTCCCAACCAACAAAATCTGTAAAAATCTTAGAAGATGAGAGAAATACTGTCATAAGCGAACTTCGGGGCAGGGACGGAGCCATGAAGACTCATCATTCTGCTTTGGGAGGAACTTCTGAAGAGATTGTTAAAGAGCATGCTGTGGCGGTTGAAAGGG ATGAACCCATAGAAGAATCAGCTGCTGATGACTTTGAGTATGCTGCGAGGTATGAAGACGTGGGACATGCTATGATTACTGCATCTCAGCCTTCCAGTTTGCAAACCATGAAATCGTTGCCTCAACAAGTCAATATGAAAAAGATGGTGTTAGAAAATGAAGGAGATGCATCCACTCAACTTCCCTGCAATTTGCAACGGTGTGAGGATGGCACTGAACAAGAGGAACAAGTTTTGGAGATGCAAAAGAGTACCCCAATCATTAACTCACATAAAG TGGATAAATTGCAAGAAGCGCCACCTACCATTAGCAAAGAGAGTCTTAGCCAGCATTTTGGGAAATCACTAGATGAAGCAAGAGAGATATTTGGTG TTAGTCGATCTGAATTTAAAAGGAGGTGCAGAGATGTTGGTATTAAAAGGTGGCAATATGGCAAGAGAAAGATGGGTAGCAACAGTTCTTCAAAGCACAAGCAAAGACTAAACAATGGGTATTCTACAAACATGCCTCATGTGCAAGATCAACCTGTTATTTCCCATACAACCCGGGTCTTGAATACGATGGATGTAAAGGTGATGTATAACGACCTCATTATAAGGTTTGAACTGCCTGAACTATCAGGAATATCAGAGTTAGAAGACAATGTGATTAAGAGGCTGCACTTGGATAAACAGAGTTTCAGTATCAAGTACGAAGATGATGGCGGTCATTGGGTTCTAATTACTTGTGACGAGGATGTGCAGTACTGTATGAAAATGTCAAGATTATGGAAGAAAACAACTATTAATATGTTGGTTAGCCAGACTGCTAATCATTAA